GCCAAGAGTCTTTTTTAAAGTCCCTTTCAGCTCATTGTTCCTTAAGCTGTAAATGAAAGGATTCAATACGGGGGCTACAACCATAAAAATTACTGATGCAGCTGAATCTTTTTCAGTGGAATGGTTGGATGAAGGGCTCATATAGATTCCTGCAATGGCTCCATAAAAAAGAATAACCAAAGCAAGGTgggatccacaggttgagaatgctTTGAGCTTTCCTTCCATAGAAGTAATTTTCATCACAGCAGAGACAATGCGACCATAAGAAGCTAAGATACAAACTGATGGTACCACAAATATCAGGCCCACCACAGACAGAACCATCAACTGATTGAGACTGGTATCAgaacaggagagagggaggagagagttgATGTCACAGAAGAAATGGTGGATAATATTTTCAGAGCAGAAATGAAGTCGGGCCATCATGAGGGTATGCAAGAGAGGATTAAAAGTggcaatgacccaagagaaagcCACCAGAGATGTGCAGAGGCATGGGGTCATAATGGTAGTGTAGTGCAAAGGATGGCAGATGGCCACAAAGCGGTCGTATGCCATCACAGTGAGAAGGAAGTTGTCCATGTTAGCAAACATCATACAGAAATACATCTGAGCCAGGCATCCAGGGTAGGAGATGGACTGAGACTTGGTTTGGATGTTCAATAGCATCTTGGGGACTGTAGCTGAAGGAAGGCAGAGGTCTACCAAGGACAAATTGGCAAGGAAGAAATACATAGGTGTGTGGAGGTGATTGTTTGAACCAATGGCTAACAAGATGAGGAGGTTTCCAAATAGTCCTGTTAAATAGAGACATAGGAAGAGTGCAAAGAGAAGCCCTTGATGCCCTGGCCAACTTGAAAAACCCAGGAGGAGAAACTCAGAGAGGCTGGTTTGGTTTTCCTTCTCCATTGGATGTACCTGTATGAAGAGATATAGAGAGAAGTAAAGTTCCATTTGGTAAAACACAACTTCCCTTGGTATTGTCTTTAAATATCTACCCAGTCTTATCCCCATTTACCAAATGGTTTTCTTTTATGGTGTCCTGTCTCTTCTCTGATGCTCTGCCAAAGTTCACTTAGCCATGAATGTTCCTCTTTGTCCCATCTGTTGTCTTTATGACTATCTTCTTTTGCTTTAGGCTCAACATCATCAGAGAGCTCATGGGAtctccatctctttctgcttAGTAGGCAGAGGCTCTGTTACAACTCATTTTAAATTAGTGTGTATTAGTTGTACAAAGTAAGATGATTCATTATCATATTTCTATCCCTCCATAGTTTGTTCATACTCTATTACCCTATCTTCTCTTCCCCTTGTCCCCTGCTCTTGTAAGTACCAACTTGTGCCCCCTTTACTTTTACAGccatttcttcctctagatttattttatatacacattaCTGTGTGTGGCTGCCTGACTATCTGCTGTTTTGAAGTATACCCATAGATCTAACATAATTAAAGGCTCCTTGCCCGACACTGGGATTTGAGTGAGGTTCTCTTCCCCAGGTACTTGTCCATCACTATGAAAATCATCCTATGTGAAAACCAGCCAGGTACCTACTATTTAGGTTATGTAAGATTAGGTTTAAAGTAGCTCATCTCCTTAAGTttcaaaaaaaagttaatttctcAACAAATGTACAAAGTTAAGCCTCCAAAGATAGTTTACTTGAACTACAAATataaaagaattcaaatatatttaaaagttaaatacCACATGTGGATATACAATGAGTAGAGATAAAGCTTACTTTGTACAACTAATACACACTAATTTAAAATGAGCTGTAACGGAGTCTCTGCCTACAaagcagaaagagatggagaTCCCAGGAGCTCTCTGATGATATTGAGCTTAAAGCAAAAAGGTGTAAAGATTTACTTGAaatgtttttgtgatattttaacTATAACTTCAAACAAGGGCTCATGAACACTGAGTATCTGACATCATAGTATTACTTCAGTTAACTGTATTTCTAGGAGATGTAGAAAACACAGCACTAGAAAGTCCAGGGTGACCACAGGGTATGCCAAATAGGGACTGGGAGAACCCAGAAGCCATgtttgctttgatatgtaaacTATGCATCACAGTCCCTGTTCCTGGGTCAGGAAACCGAACAGTATTAAGGAGACATTTGGACAGAGAGATGAGGTATTATCACAACAGATGAGTTTGCAGTAGTAGGAGCAGATGCTAGATAGGAGGGACATAGGTTTGTTTAGTCAGTGTTGAAACCAGACTCCATCACCTGTAGCCCCTGTAACCTGTGGCATCACGTCTGGGCCACTTAGACTCACAGTTTTTTCCTGGGAAGCTGTAACCAACTTCTGAGCAGCCTTCCTTCCTATAGTCTTCCCCCTTGGAATACCACTTCTATCTCTGTTGTAGGATTATCCTTCAATATAAAACAAAGATTTGTCCACTTTTCTTCTTAATCTGTTCTGATTTTTCCAGTTAGCCTTTGGCTAGCATGTAAGCAGTGGGTTCCACTGTGACATATCAGTCATGTATCATCAGTGTACCTTGTCCTTATTCATTTCACTGCCatgctccttccctctccttcctttcttgatGGCTTCCCAAATAATGTTACTCCTGCTTCTATGACATTACCCCTTttattcccccctccctctctttaaaCACCCTTCCATCCACTTATAGTCCAATTTGTACatgagagaaaacacacagtatttctttctgagtctggcttatttcatttagcatGATAACCACTAACTCCATCTGTTTTCCTGCGAACAtcataatttcaattttcttttctcaacAAAGCTCCACTGTCTtatatagaaacaaaacaaaaaaaagcaaaacaaccgaTGAACAGGATCACATGGAAACAAAAAACTTACGATGTTTTAAATTCAATTCAATCCAATTCCAAATTCTGTATCATGGCCCACAGTGTCTTCTGAGCCCCTCCTTACCTCTCGAGACTTATATCTTCctatgaccattttttttttgctcttagaATTTTCTGACACACACTGAAATTGTATCTCTCTATAGCTTCTTGCCTTTGAAAGTCTCTGACTATCTTATCTAAAACTTTCCTAAGTTATTATGTTGTCTTCATATAACTATTATCtggaatattcttttttctttgtttccttttatttgaaTCTGCTCATGTAAAATTTCAAGTTCagatacacaggaaaaaaaaacctaatagtcTTCAGTATGTTTTTGTTGAGTAAATAAGTGAATCTAATTGAAACTCAGgagccatttctgttgttattagaCAAAAGTATGTTCCCTCTGTGGTGACTTTTCTCTCTGGCAATGTACTATCCAGTCACTTTGTTTTCATTATAGTGGATATTAGAAAGCAACTAGAGACACACTCTGCTttataaatactttatatttGCTCATCAGCTCAGACTaagtagtttgttttttttttttttaatatggaataAACTGCATGCCAGAGAAGGTGAGATAAAGCACATATAAAACTCCTTTGCTGGATCATGGATTGCTCTCAGTCTGCTGGCTTGTGTCTGAGGCAGAGGGCTAAAGTCTATTGGTGAAAACTAAGGAAAATAAAGTGGCTCTCCCAGATCACTTGTCATTGACTGAATCTAAGGTGGGAATCTGAATTCGAGAGAGCACTGACTGATGCTTTGGACTCCAGAGAACACACACATCAAGTGGGAATTTCCTGGGAACTTCCAGAAATGATTAGAAACTCTTTCCATAGTCTGTAAGCTTACCATAGTAGATAAAATACCAACCTACTGCTTATAACTGCTCTCATGCTAAAAGACAAATGTGATTTCAGGAAACACAGGTTTGATAGTATTACATCACTTGGCAGTTCCTTCCACACAGCACTTAAAATTTTGGTTGAATAGATGTTCTCTAGCATATGTCAAGAGGATAAGGGATAGATTTTCATAAGAGACTATCAGGGGCTATGGATGAAGGGAAAAAGCAAGCTAGGAGCTTTGCAGGAAGCAGAATTAATAAACCATTAATTTCTGGAACCCTTCTTCTTATGCCTTGCTCCATTTCCACCTCACATTGTCCCAGCAGAAATGGCCACTTTTACCTCTTACCATAATTTCATTTATCACCATAAAGTTAGCTAGGAAGTTTGAATGTGAGCTTCCTCTTCTCGGTGATGGAGTCTGTACTCTTTCCTGTTCTAATCCAGGTTGCTCTTTGTTACTGTTCTTCTCTGTTTCCTGGGTGTGGGAGGCAGGGACTGGCCAGGTGAAGTGGGTTCTTGGATAGAGGAAGTATGAATATTTAGGATTTGAGCTATGACCACCGTATGCTGTGTGGACTGTACAAGAGAGGACATCTGCTTGCTGAGAGGGAGGAAAAATACTTTTACAGAAAATGATAAAGTTGCAGAATGTTCATCATCTATGCCTCAGGCCTTAATCTCTCTGTGTGCCTTTGACTGTCATGCCACATTGAATTAgattctaattccagttctgaagACACAGGCTCCTTCATTTTGATTATGGTTTAGGCCAAATATATACGTATTATTATTTACTTAGAAATTTCAACCACGGGTAATCTTTTTCTAGTACTTTCTCCCCTTATTTTCATTCATGCCTATCATTAGAGGTTATCTTAAAGCTCTTCGTATGATTCTGTTAAAGAAGGTATCTAAAATAACAAAGCAGTTGTTTACGAAGAATACATAAAGGGATTATTCTACAACAAGATCCTGCAAGATGCAAAAGTGGCTTCTCAATAATTTACGGTAGAACTATGTTGTAGATACTTCTGCTGCAGAGTCATCTGTGTCCTCATCAAGACACACAGGGTGTTACAGAGACCACAGTCCATGAAAGGCACCACATCCTTCACTTTTCCTAAGAAAGAGTATTTTTCCTACAAGAAGTCTAAAGCAATTAACAGCATGTAAAGCCAACCAAATAAATTCTACAGCAACACAAGGAACTATACATCCTTCACCAAGGCGGAGAGCACAGTAGTCACCATATACCTTCACTTTGTGTATCATCATATACATATTGCGTTCTTATTATGTAAGCAATGTGTTTTAGTAGAGGCAGGATctgaaataagatttttttccttccttccttccttccttccttccttccttccttccttccttccttccttcctcccaccttccctccctcctttttctcctttctttccttccttttgttttctccccTCTCTGACCCCccactttcctcttctttttttgtggttctggggactgaactcaggacctcacataTGCTAAACATTAAGCTACAGTTCTCAGTCTCAGACAgattttctattct
Above is a window of Mus musculus strain C57BL/6J chromosome 13, GRCm38.p6 C57BL/6J DNA encoding:
- the Olfr1366 gene encoding olfactory receptor 1366, whose translation is MELYFSLYLFIQVHPMEKENQTSLSEFLLLGFSSWPGHQGLLFALFLCLYLTGLFGNLLILLAIGSNNHLHTPMYFFLANLSLVDLCLPSATVPKMLLNIQTKSQSISYPGCLAQMYFCMMFANMDNFLLTVMAYDRFVAICHPLHYTTIMTPCLCTSLVAFSWVIATFNPLLHTLMMARLHFCSENIIHHFFCDINSLLPLSCSDTSLNQLMVLSVVGLIFVVPSVCILASYGRIVSAVMKITSMEGKLKAFSTCGSHLALVILFYGAIAGIYMSPSSNHSTEKDSAASVIFMVVAPVLNPFIYSLRNNELKGTLKKTLGQSKICSK